One part of the Bombus terrestris chromosome 13, iyBomTerr1.2, whole genome shotgun sequence genome encodes these proteins:
- the LOC105666424 gene encoding probable inactive tRNA-specific adenosine deaminase-like protein 3 isoform X1 — protein MKITGKNLIREMAISSPKCAKGSEMETTTRSWIARPILNHDFIADLPLELVYVGLLKRKEDISIAIKSISSVLPGFHHLKRCSSNKLLLAPVDSRKLLAETKDSEESKEEFTLTQDKLKMILTERGFNLSLLEDDFRTAKVPARAAKTKAQAARASSIWPLNFHPDPNIEQLVDGSVFTEHQLVLIERYMNVVVEAARLEAVGDSNCNGSAMIVDPVDGRILAVAASKIDRHPMWHAAMLAVDLVAKLQGGGAWKFVERLEQKGTDDSETSESPADRDAESKMTKEMRIKRKYIEEAPLCYPETLSKISLPKEECLQSTEIRRGRRNNGSTKTMDSRTIEQTEAADTKKCGPYLCTGYWTFLLREPCPLCAMALLHSRVLRIFYGVPNRNTGVLGSKTVLHAVPGLNHRYQVWSGVLEQECRQALQEIEHRNMN, from the exons ATGAAGATCACAGGAAAAAACTTGATAA GAGAAATGGCGATCTCTTCGCCCAAATGCGCCAAGGGCAGCGAAATGGAAACGACGACAAGAAGTTGGATAGCGAGACCGATTTTAAACCACGACTTCATTGCTGATCTACCTCTTGAGCTTGTCTACGTGGGTTTACTTAAAAGGAAAGAGGACATCTCGATCGCGATTAAGAGTATCTCTTCCGTTCTGCCAGGTTTCCATCATCTGAAACGTTGCTCCTCAAACAAGTTGCTGTTGGCGCCAGTAGATTCTAGAAAATTATTAGCGGAAACGAAAGACTCCGAGGAATCCAAGGAAGAATTCACTTTGACTCAAGACAAACTGAAAATGATATTAACGGAAAGAGGATTTAACTTATCCTTATTGGAAGACGACTTTCGTACAGCGAAGGTGCCAGCGAGAGCAGCCAAAACGAAAGCACAAGCTGCGCGGGCCTCGAGCATTTGGCCTTTGAACTTTCATCCAGATCCTAACATCGAACAACTGGTCGATGGATCGGTTTTCACGGAACATCAATTGGTCCTTATAGAGAGGTACATGAACGTTGTGGTAGAGGCAGCCAGATTAGAAGCTGTCGGCGACTCGAATTGTAACGGCAGCGCGATGATCGTTGACCCAGTGGATGGAAGAATCCTTGCGGTCGCAGCCTCGAAAATCGATCGGCATCCAATGTGGCACGCAGCTATGTTGGCCGTAGATCTCGTTGCCAAACTTCAAGGTGGAGGAGCTTGGAAATTCGTGGAAAGATTGGAACAGAAGGGTACCGATGATTCGGAAACGTCTGAATCTCCCGCCGACAGAGACGCAGAAAGTAAAATGACCAAGGAAATGAGAATCAAGAGGAAATATATCGAAGAAGCTCCACTTTGCTATCCAGAAACGCTATCGAAAATTAGCCTTCCAAAGGAAGAATGTTTGCAATCTACTGAAATTCGACGAGGACGCAGGAATAACGGTTCAACGAAAACGATGGATTCTAGGACAATCGAACAGACTGAAGCGGCAGACACGAAAAAATGTGGTCCTTATTTATGTACAGGATACTGGACCTTCTTGTTAAGGGAGCCGTGTCCTCTTTGCGCTATGGCACTCTTGCACTCTAGGGTTTTAAGAATATTCTACGGTGTCCCAAATAGAAATACAGGCGTGTTAGGATCCAAGACGGTCTTGCATGCTGTACCAGGATTGAATCATCGATATCAAGTTTGGAGTGGCGTTCTGGAACAAGAATGTCGACAAGCGTTGCAAGAAATCGAGCACAGAAATATGAATTGA
- the LOC105666424 gene encoding probable inactive tRNA-specific adenosine deaminase-like protein 3 isoform X2, with translation MAISSPKCAKGSEMETTTRSWIARPILNHDFIADLPLELVYVGLLKRKEDISIAIKSISSVLPGFHHLKRCSSNKLLLAPVDSRKLLAETKDSEESKEEFTLTQDKLKMILTERGFNLSLLEDDFRTAKVPARAAKTKAQAARASSIWPLNFHPDPNIEQLVDGSVFTEHQLVLIERYMNVVVEAARLEAVGDSNCNGSAMIVDPVDGRILAVAASKIDRHPMWHAAMLAVDLVAKLQGGGAWKFVERLEQKGTDDSETSESPADRDAESKMTKEMRIKRKYIEEAPLCYPETLSKISLPKEECLQSTEIRRGRRNNGSTKTMDSRTIEQTEAADTKKCGPYLCTGYWTFLLREPCPLCAMALLHSRVLRIFYGVPNRNTGVLGSKTVLHAVPGLNHRYQVWSGVLEQECRQALQEIEHRNMN, from the coding sequence ATGGCGATCTCTTCGCCCAAATGCGCCAAGGGCAGCGAAATGGAAACGACGACAAGAAGTTGGATAGCGAGACCGATTTTAAACCACGACTTCATTGCTGATCTACCTCTTGAGCTTGTCTACGTGGGTTTACTTAAAAGGAAAGAGGACATCTCGATCGCGATTAAGAGTATCTCTTCCGTTCTGCCAGGTTTCCATCATCTGAAACGTTGCTCCTCAAACAAGTTGCTGTTGGCGCCAGTAGATTCTAGAAAATTATTAGCGGAAACGAAAGACTCCGAGGAATCCAAGGAAGAATTCACTTTGACTCAAGACAAACTGAAAATGATATTAACGGAAAGAGGATTTAACTTATCCTTATTGGAAGACGACTTTCGTACAGCGAAGGTGCCAGCGAGAGCAGCCAAAACGAAAGCACAAGCTGCGCGGGCCTCGAGCATTTGGCCTTTGAACTTTCATCCAGATCCTAACATCGAACAACTGGTCGATGGATCGGTTTTCACGGAACATCAATTGGTCCTTATAGAGAGGTACATGAACGTTGTGGTAGAGGCAGCCAGATTAGAAGCTGTCGGCGACTCGAATTGTAACGGCAGCGCGATGATCGTTGACCCAGTGGATGGAAGAATCCTTGCGGTCGCAGCCTCGAAAATCGATCGGCATCCAATGTGGCACGCAGCTATGTTGGCCGTAGATCTCGTTGCCAAACTTCAAGGTGGAGGAGCTTGGAAATTCGTGGAAAGATTGGAACAGAAGGGTACCGATGATTCGGAAACGTCTGAATCTCCCGCCGACAGAGACGCAGAAAGTAAAATGACCAAGGAAATGAGAATCAAGAGGAAATATATCGAAGAAGCTCCACTTTGCTATCCAGAAACGCTATCGAAAATTAGCCTTCCAAAGGAAGAATGTTTGCAATCTACTGAAATTCGACGAGGACGCAGGAATAACGGTTCAACGAAAACGATGGATTCTAGGACAATCGAACAGACTGAAGCGGCAGACACGAAAAAATGTGGTCCTTATTTATGTACAGGATACTGGACCTTCTTGTTAAGGGAGCCGTGTCCTCTTTGCGCTATGGCACTCTTGCACTCTAGGGTTTTAAGAATATTCTACGGTGTCCCAAATAGAAATACAGGCGTGTTAGGATCCAAGACGGTCTTGCATGCTGTACCAGGATTGAATCATCGATATCAAGTTTGGAGTGGCGTTCTGGAACAAGAATGTCGACAAGCGTTGCAAGAAATCGAGCACAGAAATATGAATTGA